The Theobroma cacao cultivar B97-61/B2 chromosome 2, Criollo_cocoa_genome_V2, whole genome shotgun sequence genome includes the window ttagttaattattttaagcTTGTACAGTTAGCTTTTATACTTGATTAATTAGCCATTGCCCTATGTGTGTATAGAACTTTCCTCAGAGATTCATGCCCCGTTTTGCCCTTTCTTCCATATTTGTCACTCCACATGATTAGTTAATTTTAGCTTGCATATTTCTGAGAGGATATGTAAAACTACATTTGTTTGCAAAAGGCATATAACTTGTTTCCTCAAATTTCACAGAAACTGGGTTGGATCGTCAATTAGAAAAGACGTTTTATCAGTCTTCAAATCCTGGTACGTGGCCAGTAATGGGAGCTATGAGTAGTAGGTGAAGTGGTGCAGAGAGCCAAGCAATCATTGGGGGAAGAAACTGTCAGCACTAAGATGCAGTAAAGTATCATAACAAGGGAGCTGTTCCGAAAGACAAGACAAGGAGGTAAATAAAAGTGGGTAAAACTTAGGTAGATCGCACTAAGAAATGAGCAACAGAGCTGAGCTCCCAATTTCATATGCCTAAGACGGCAAGCCAGAACAAAATGGGGACACCTTTGGCAGCTGAAACAATTTTGTAGAGTAGAGGCCACTCAGAACCGATGTTATAAGTTCAAACAACCTTATTGTCAAGAAACAAACATAGAACATTAAATCTCTTTACTCACTGTACCTATTCCAATTACAGTATTGCAAAAACATTATCCAAGGATGTGGTTAACCCAGACTTGTTTCAGGTCAGGTTCTCCCTGCAAAGTGATGTAAGCAAGCGTATCAGGAAAGCATGACAAAGTAAACCCTTCATCTTCCAGTTTACATGGCTAAGCCTTGTCGGTCTTCTTCCGGTGAATGTCAGCTTCAGTCTTCTGCTTTGGAATTGGCTGAATTCGCTGATAAGGATTCCTAGTCAATGTCTCTCCCCTCAAAGCAGCTACATATCGGTCATTGGTATCCTCTTTCCGCTGGAGCTCCCCAAGGTATTCCGCCAATCGCTCTTGGTTTACTTTCCCCATCATCTGATTAAcccaaaaaggaaagaaaaaattgaactaCCAGTAAATACTATCATGGAAATTTCTCTCTATTTGAACATGGGGGGACATATGTTTCAAGATTTGCTAATGAGACAGGCAGGTAAGCATGAATTAAGTTATGTAAAACATTTAATTGATAACTAGTCGAAGAATTAAGCATGGATCTAAACCAAGTTTAGGTTAGACAAAAAGGGGGCGCTTACCAGGGATTCGGGGCGGGCATTTTGGCGCAGCTGGGCCTCCAGCTGAGGGTTGCGGGAGTTCGTGAGCTGCATGACGCCGTAGCCTATGACACCCGGAACGACGCCGCATATGGTTGCGAAGGCCCAGAAGAAGGGCTTCGAATCCCTTGTCCTCCTTACCAGCCACCGCCAAGTCTCGCTCTTTTCCCACAGTATCGACATCCCTCTTTGTCTCTCCCTCTCATCTCTCAGTTGGTCCTTTAATATCCA containing:
- the LOC18609407 gene encoding uncharacterized protein LOC18609407 is translated as MKCLGLWGWILKDQLRDERERQRGMSILWEKSETWRWLVRRTRDSKPFFWAFATICGVVPGVIGYGVMQLTNSRNPQLEAQLRQNARPESLMMGKVNQERLAEYLGELQRKEDTNDRYVAALRGETLTRNPYQRIQPIPKQKTEADIHRKKTDKA